The genome window ACAATGGTGTTGATGAGTGACAGTTGGTGATCATGTAAATAACTTGCAGGATTCCAACCGCcgttaaacaaaaacaaagaagatgAAGACACGCCTGTAAAGGAACAATCTGTGCgaaaacacacaaacttgtGGTAATAAACAATCAGAATGCCTGTTTTTATGTAGGTTTGGTTTATCATTTTATCCTGGACAGTGCCAGGTCTTCACCCTGAATGGGACACCAgtcaatcacagggcacaacACCCACACTTATTTACACCTGGGGCATTGTATTATAGCTGATCAACCAACTGGTATGTTTTTATGAGGGAAAGAAAACACACGCACAGAACAGTGAGTCTGTGCCACATACTCTAAATAAAGCAGCCTCGCGCAATTCTGATGTAACTATACCAAATGATTTGTCTGGGTGTTGTGTACTACTGGGAGAAGCAGCATGTGTGCATTCACACACCCTACAGTGCATACTAAAAAGATCCTCAGACGCGGTGTAGTACAGCAGTACACGCCTTCTTTTCCCACCTACCTCACGCGTAGGCAACTTCCGGTACCCAGTTCACACGCTTGTACGGCGGGCTTTCCCTTACATTATGAAATATATACGATAGGGCGcttaatattttcagaaaaaactTTACGGTGCGATTGTTTTAAACAAATCGTTTAAAACAGACCCTGGTCTATTTGAGTTGGCAGAGAGCGGGGAGCCTGCGCCTTGCCAGGCATAAAGCAGCGCGGCAACATGAAGCTAACAGACAATGTGCTGCGGAGTTTCAGGGTCGCTAAGGTTTTCCGAGAGAATTCGGACAAAATCAACTGCTTTGACTTCAGTTCAAATGGCGAAACGGTGATATCGAGCAGCGACGACGACTCTATTgtcttatacgactgccaggaGGGGAAGTAAGTGAACaagggtttgtttttaattataaacgGCGTTGAGGCCTGACAGTTTGAAAAGCCTCGGCCTCGAGTTCTGTTCTGTCCGCCCCGCTGGCTCATCACACAGCTTCCGTTATTAGGCGAGGTGCAGGGAGAAAATGGTACAAGAAGTTGTGCCAGGGTGAATTTGGCCAGGTATCGCTGCAAAAACACTGATGTCTGAGAGAGCATATTTCTTTTAGTATCATCGCCAGCCAAAATCCTAATAATCTGGGCTGTTAGCATATGGGGCTACAGTTAGCGCTTCTTCGGCGCCACTGCTTTACTGCAGCATCTGGGTTTAATTTTCAATTCATCCCGGCCATGAGTCTGTCTTAATGATCATGAATGCAACTGAattctggattttctttttcgatttatttatttatttatttcagataaGATAAATTGCACCTTTTTTGCATCGATTTGTTTATTCGTATTAATGAtatattattcattaattttatgtcattatgtattttaatataaattatattaacaaaTTTCTCatacaggttatttttttatatactgtgtatatgcacatatccagatacatatgtatatacatattacCTCACAGTATGGTATAAAAGTTGATGACGCTGCCTACTGCAAATttgttgagtaaaaaaaaaaaaatcattaaatcaaatttaatagTCACATGCACAACTGTACACGATATGATAAGGGAATAATTGatgtggaaaaataaaatagagttccctacaaaaaaaaaaaaatgcagtgagAATAAATCCATTGAGAAAAGTTGCAATTTAATGaccaaaaaaatcattatttctgCCTGTGGTGCTTTCTTTTAAATTAGTTTACAAAACATGACTTTACAAAAAGTAAAGCCAGGGATACACGGGATAAAGAATATCAGCAACTTAACATTTGCATAACTGCATAATATCAGGATAATATACTTATAATActtcaggattttttaaaacctaGTCTTTGTTCTTGTAATTTACCTGTTTAGAGGTGCTTCTTAATGAAGCTAAAGCTATTagtaaaactaaatatttaccTAATGTTGCTTTTACATGTGTCTTTTCCTGTAACACAGACCCAAGCGAACTCTCTACAGTAAGAAATATGGCGTGGATCTCATCAGATACACACACGCCGCCAATACGGTTGTCTACAGCTCCAACAAGATTGATGGTAAGCTCATTTCATTAACACCAAATGCATTCAAGTTGACTTTGAAGCATGTTTGATAATGGGGTATAATAATGTAACTTATAATAATGTGACCGAACCAGTTATACTTAAGATTTTTCTATGCTTCACAATTAACTTTGAGATGTATTAACATGGGAGTTTAAATATATAAGCCCAATGATTTCATATGttaaaaatgagagaaaaatgtTTAGTTGCTAATTGttaaattgattattattatgagtaaCAACAGGTGTTATTTGGTGTTGTGGAATTGCTAACCGTGATAAAGAGAAATGTGTCAATTTATGATGGTAAGGAAGCTGTATATCTCCGTCATCCATAAACGTTGATCTTATGTTTGGATTGGTTGTCTCCTCTCACAATGCTCGCTTTTCATGCAGGGAGGCCTGTCTGTGCCCGCTCTGGGTTGAGGTAGTTGTTTGTACAGTTTGAGGGTCTGTGATTCTGCCCTTTCAAGGAGCTAACTGTACAGACTACTGCCTTGCCCAGGGTGTTGCCCGCTCATCTCAGACTCTTGCCTGGACATCTGCACCAATTTAAATGTAGTAGTAGTTCCTCTGGATTGTTtttggatttaatttaattacgttcTACAAGTGGCGGTATTTCTTGGCTGCCAATTATAAGCAGTCATGATGTATGATTGTTGGAGCAGACTTTCACATGATTGACAGTTAGTTGGGAGTAAATTTTTTAGTTCTGACTGCTCTCACCTTATTATTGCAGATACAATACGGTACTTGTCTCTTCATGACAATAAGTACATTCGTTACTTTCCTGGGCACAATAAGAGGTAAGGAATTTTCACATGTTGCTTATGCAACATTGATTTTGAACTAtcactgtttaatttttaaaagtcatatttgtttttctcttgtTGAGCTCATGGCTTTTGTCTTGAATGAACCAGGGTTGTTGCTCTGTCCATGTCCCCTGTTGATGACACATTCATCTCTGGCTCCTTGGATAAAACAATCCGGCTATGGGATCTTCGCTCTCCCAATTGTCAGGTAAGCCATAGGCTGGCTGTTTGCTATTGCTCTATAGATGGTTCATAATTTTGAAGCTTGATTTGAATCATCTTTTTTGTCACAGGGTCTAATGCATCTTCAGGGGAAGCCAGTGTGTTCATTTGATCCTGAGGGTCTGATATTTGCTGCAGGAGTTAATTCAGAGATGGTCAAACTCTATGACTTGCGCTCATTCGATAAGGTAAGAGACTGTTGTAAAAAAATTCACCTTCTGGGTGGGTTGATGTTTTTAATGCACAACTGATTTGccagtttaaaatgtaattagtcACAGGGGTATCCATGTGCATGCTTTAGACCTGTGAAGAATGATCAAATCTGCTTTTGCATTTATTCAAATATAAACTTTTCCATTTAACCCTTATGAATGCTAGGAGCATCAGCTTCATGTTCAGATTTTTGGTTGCAGCTTTTAGCAACATGTGTACCAAACAGTTCTGTGCAGTTCTAGTGTGCTCTTGCTAGATAGTTTTATAGTCTTAATGTTTCTTTTAGGGCCCATTTGCTACATTTAAGCTGCAGTACGAGCGTTCATGTGAGTGGACCGGCCTGAAGTTCAGTAACGATGGTAAACTCATTTTGATCTCCAGCAATGGTGGAACACTCAGGCTGCTCGATGCTTTCAAAGGTGCTGTGCTACATTCATTTTCGGTAAGATTGTTGTGATTTACTGAAGGCAGCCTCTTccaatgataaataataaaataaataaaaaatagtattttacaaatgtttgtcttcttatgtttaagataatttttttgtagCTTTATTATAATTCAAAGGTCATAGTTGCAAATGCATGTTATAAACCGGGATGTTTTTTTTACGGTCCGTTTAacatttgaccaaaaaaaaagatgccgTGATTTAATGAAAGTGTAATCTACCACTTTTACAAATATGAGAAATTATTAAAAgcgacatttttattattataaagtctTACAAGTAGTTTGTTAGTCTTTATTTAATGTGGAAAATGCAATGGGTGCGTGTGCACACTTTATTCATGACTGgatcaaaaattaaaaaatttttgtcTGTGCCACTGCgtttttatttactatatttattatatgcaaaaatacattttatgttcATGAAAAAGTTTGGGATTTATATTTTCAGGCAAAATATAAGTCATTTTAAGTCTTTTAGTCTTAATTTGTTCTAATTGTTCTGCTTTGCAGGGCTACAACAACAGTAAAGGTGTGGTTCTGGAAGCTTCCTTCACCCCAGACTCTCAGTTTGTCATGATTGGTGAGTTCAAACGAAAGTTAGTACTTACCCGTTTTGGAAAAATACAtccaatttatgtttttttttttttatttattttttttttttgtaggttcGGAGGATGGTAAAATCCATGTGTGGAATGCGGAGAGTGGAATGAAAGTAGCAGTGTTGGATGGGAAACACACAGGACCCGTCACCTGCCTACAGTTTAACCCCAAATTCATGACCTTTGCCAGCGCCTGTTCTAACATGGTGAGATGATGTTCTAGCGGTACTAGGTCACAACCTGAGATCATGGTCTTTTGACCTCTTCATTTTACACCTATGTTTCATCAGGAAATTTGAAACAAGTAGCTTAGAGAATGTGTTTGTCAAAGAAAAATTTCATGAACATCAAATTTAGttgtttacattattttaaaggggttggcgtaacattctttttttttgtagtagtagtagtagcagaaTTGCTGCTTCTTTTTATTAAGAGCTACAGGTTTCGTCCCAGGCTAAAACATCTATTGTTCCCATTTTGCAGTCTAATCATAAGTAGCATCTTTcaaaaatatcattattattatttccttcataaatgttttataatttagcCACATAAAGGGCACTGTCTTACTTATTATAATGATTACGAAACCTATAGTGAATATTACGTTTACTTCagtatcaaaaataaatatatgccATTTTTTCTGCACTATTTGAGTTAGTGTGTACTTAACTTAAGTGTCATATTCTGATATTTGATGCAGCTTACATTTTTGTACccagcatttaatttttttttacctcaatttattttattattagaacCTTATACCTATAACCTTTAGTACCTTACATTACACCTAGCAAGATAGAACActtaatatctatttattttcagtTGTTGTTTGACTTGTTTTTGCTTTCCTACCTCCACAGGCATTCTGGTTACCAACAATAGATGACTGATGAAGAAGCTGTGCACTGAAGAATTTAAGTTTGACTGTTTTTGTGATCCAGCAGATGTCAGCATTTGCACTGCCTCTGGATCACTGGGACTGCTTTTTGTGGACTGTAAATAGGCTGACCCTGAGGCCATATTGTtgcttttttccattttataccTCTATCATTAAATCATGTTCTTTTGTAAATTTGGTGTTATCAGTGCTGTGCATTCATTTAAGATGATTTTGTTTACCCTCAAACGGGTCTTGGGTAAGGGTTTTGGTTTGTGTCAGAAATAAGTGCGGTCAGGAGAACTGTTTTGTAAGACGTGTGctcaataaatatttatgaacaCTAATGGAAGAAACAATCTGAATGTTGGTTTTGGAAGGTATGTTCTAGACCAAAATGGCTAAAACTTAATTGGATAAAGAAGTGGCAAAAAGTATTATGATTATTTCTCTTTACTGAGCCATggaaataataattctaatgtcataattctaataGTCTGGTGTGTCAATTGACCAGCAAGGTGTATTCCCAGATACTTAAAATACTCCTCCATCATTACAGGTGAATTAACAGTGGACCTACCCTGATTTCTAAACAAAGTTGATCACATATCAACCTGGGTAAATTCTGTGGTTTTGTCAAATCATTGCTTTAGGACTCAAAAATCATGTGCATCCTGGTGTTTAACTCGTGCTAAAGATTATAATCTCATTCTCCTTTCTTACTAAATCAATTTATAAAACCAGGAGTACACtgcccaaaaatatttatatttatgcaaaTGTAAATATGCAGACTTTCTACTGCAAATTCATCACCAGGTTTTAAACTTGTATACAATTTCTGCTGAAGTTGTAGATTGTAATatggtgttattttatttgagtGGCACACTGCTGTTTTCTCAGTGCTGGCTCATTTTTCATTATTCATGTTTTATGATTACAGGAAGTGGGGAAAATTGTCCAAAGTATGAATTTGTAATATGTGTCCAGACAttcaaaaaaaaaggttaaagaaagcaatattattaaatgcattaaatttatattatttttttgttgttgttgtgcttaGCAATTCTGCTCGtttggtactgtatgttgtccTTGCAGGCCTTCTAGTTcatcttttgattgtgcagagaAGCAGAACAATTGAGTTAAAACTGCCTTTGTTTCACTAAATCTCACAGATGTAAGGcctttatttaaagtgtttgcactattcatatattttactgcagctggGAGTGGTCATCacagtactgtgcttgaagtcttctgtaaatgtcaatcagttttatgacTTCATTCACAAAGAATTTCACCACAAAacccggtttgacttgagcaCACCTCGTAGAAGTAGAGATGTCCAAcaccggtgttatgcgctaaaattcccccctgccacggattgcccccctacataatctctatcaaatattatattaggacatacattcaaaggtttattattatcaaatatattattactattataattaaccctaggcacgtgatagccgtcgagacgattaatacaaatcccccaaaatgattattttatggcacatttattttgcaggggtttgtcagtgtacaaataaattatttatcacaaattacactaaataaatattgtttgtggtaaaaaaaattataggaaacgatttttattataaactaagcaatataaaaatatacatgttgtatatgaaaaaaatataatttatgtattttccccctgtacaacatttttttatattgcttattttataattaaattcgtttgttataatttgtaaaccacaaacctatgaatttatgttctaatatattatttggaAAAGTTTAttggggggggcaatccgtggcaggggggcattttagagcataacacctGTCTCCGGAATGCAACACAACTTAACTCGGATAAACTCTGCGTCCCAGGTGTTGTACgaatgttaattacactaactcttGGACGCAGCATGGGGTATGGTTCACAGTACTGAAGAGAACGG of Clarias gariepinus isolate MV-2021 ecotype Netherlands chromosome 6, CGAR_prim_01v2, whole genome shotgun sequence contains these proteins:
- the wdr82 gene encoding WD repeat-containing protein 82, whose translation is MKLTDNVLRSFRVAKVFRENSDKINCFDFSSNGETVISSSDDDSIVLYDCQEGKPKRTLYSKKYGVDLIRYTHAANTVVYSSNKIDDTIRYLSLHDNKYIRYFPGHNKRVVALSMSPVDDTFISGSLDKTIRLWDLRSPNCQGLMHLQGKPVCSFDPEGLIFAAGVNSEMVKLYDLRSFDKGPFATFKLQYERSCEWTGLKFSNDGKLILISSNGGTLRLLDAFKGAVLHSFSGYNNSKGVVLEASFTPDSQFVMIGSEDGKIHVWNAESGMKVAVLDGKHTGPVTCLQFNPKFMTFASACSNMAFWLPTIDD